One window of the Amycolatopsis mediterranei genome contains the following:
- a CDS encoding IclR family transcriptional regulator, producing the protein MKRAPGESVLSRVVRIFEAFGPDAPALRVTDIARGANLHVATASRLVEELVGHGWLRRDPDRKIRVGVRLWELASRASPTLGLREAAMPFMEDLHAVVGHHTQLAVLEDREVLFVERLSAPGAVVNVTRVAGRLPLHASSSGLVLLAHAPADLQEQVLAGPLEAFRRTTLTEPGRLRRFLADVRRNGYAFCAGFIDEETTGIAVPLRGPAGEVVAALSVIVPNDRNARMQIPALRAAARGISRAMGNSSH; encoded by the coding sequence ATGAAGCGCGCTCCGGGCGAGTCCGTGCTCTCGCGCGTCGTCCGCATCTTCGAGGCGTTCGGGCCGGACGCGCCGGCGCTGCGCGTCACCGACATCGCGCGGGGGGCGAACCTGCACGTCGCGACGGCGTCGCGGCTGGTCGAGGAGCTGGTCGGGCACGGCTGGCTGCGGCGTGACCCCGATCGGAAGATCCGCGTGGGTGTCCGGCTGTGGGAGCTGGCGTCCCGCGCCTCGCCGACGCTCGGGCTGCGCGAAGCGGCGATGCCGTTCATGGAGGACCTGCACGCCGTCGTCGGGCACCACACCCAGCTCGCGGTGCTGGAGGACCGCGAGGTGCTGTTCGTCGAGCGGCTGTCGGCGCCCGGCGCGGTCGTCAACGTGACGCGGGTGGCCGGCCGGCTGCCGCTGCACGCGTCGTCGTCCGGGCTGGTGCTGCTCGCCCACGCGCCCGCTGACCTGCAAGAACAGGTGCTGGCAGGCCCGCTGGAAGCCTTTCGCCGCACGACGCTGACCGAGCCGGGGCGGCTGCGCCGGTTCCTCGCCGACGTCCGGCGGAACGGGTACGCGTTCTGCGCCGGGTTCATCGACGAGGAAACGACGGGGATCGCGGTACCGCTGCGGGGGCCGGCCGGCGAGGTCGTCGCGGCGCTGTCGGTGATCGTGCCCAACGACCGGAACGCGCGCATGCAGATCCCGGCGCTGCGGGCCGCGGCGCGCGGGATCTCGCGGGCGATGGGGAATTCCTCTCACTGA
- a CDS encoding STAS domain-containing protein, giving the protein MPPSTPDLPATELAVTLDWRDRAAVLAVAGEIDLVSAPEFGEVVDVVLAREPEKLVVDLREVTFFCSAGLQVLAAAHRKLAERALCVVSDSPVTSGPLKTTGLDTWIGVHPTVDEALQ; this is encoded by the coding sequence GTGCCCCCTTCGACACCGGATTTGCCCGCCACCGAGCTGGCGGTGACGCTCGACTGGCGCGACCGGGCGGCAGTGCTGGCCGTCGCGGGGGAGATCGACCTGGTCAGCGCGCCGGAGTTCGGGGAAGTCGTCGACGTGGTGCTGGCGCGCGAGCCGGAGAAGCTGGTGGTCGATCTGCGCGAGGTGACGTTCTTCTGTTCGGCCGGGCTGCAGGTGCTCGCGGCGGCCCACCGCAAGCTGGCCGAGCGCGCGTTGTGCGTGGTGAGCGATTCCCCGGTGACGTCGGGCCCGCTGAAGACGACCGGGCTCGACACGTGGATCGGTGTCCACCCGACCGTCGACGAAGCACTTCAGTGA
- a CDS encoding response regulator, translating to MTPAPAPIDILLVEDDPGDVLMTREAFAHHKIRNALHVAEDGVEALRFLKREGPFGAAPRPGLILLDLNLPRKDGRELLGEIKQDPGLRTIPVVVLTTSEAEEDILRSYELHANAYVTKPVDFEKFVEVVRKIDDFWVTVVQLPHR from the coding sequence ATGACACCGGCACCGGCCCCGATCGACATCCTGCTCGTCGAGGACGACCCGGGTGACGTGCTGATGACCCGGGAAGCGTTCGCGCACCACAAGATCCGCAACGCGCTGCACGTCGCGGAGGACGGCGTCGAAGCGCTGCGGTTCCTGAAGCGCGAAGGGCCGTTCGGAGCCGCGCCGCGGCCGGGGCTGATCCTGCTCGACCTCAACCTGCCCCGCAAGGACGGCCGGGAACTGCTCGGCGAGATCAAGCAGGACCCCGGGCTGCGCACGATCCCGGTGGTCGTGCTGACCACGTCCGAAGCGGAGGAGGACATCCTGCGCAGCTACGAACTGCACGCCAACGCCTACGTCACCAAGCCGGTCGACTTCGAGAAGTTCGTCGAGGTGGTCCGGAAGATCGACGACTTCTGGGTCACCGTCGTGCAACTCCCGCACCGGTAG
- a CDS encoding ATP-binding protein has product MPEPFRCHGVPAAPGALRRLRHDLMAWVLAAGVDEDRAGSIVLASYEALANVADHAYDGGEPGVVDVDAAAHPGRLEVVITDHGRWRPPVPDTQPVSLRGRGLLLLRASADRADITSGERGTVVTLTWDLDPVKP; this is encoded by the coding sequence ATGCCGGAACCGTTCCGCTGCCACGGCGTGCCCGCGGCCCCCGGCGCCCTCCGCCGCCTGCGCCACGACCTGATGGCCTGGGTGCTGGCGGCGGGGGTCGACGAGGACCGGGCGGGCAGCATCGTGCTGGCCAGTTACGAGGCACTGGCGAACGTGGCCGACCACGCCTACGACGGCGGGGAGCCCGGAGTGGTCGACGTCGACGCGGCGGCGCACCCCGGCCGGCTCGAAGTGGTGATCACCGACCACGGCCGGTGGCGGCCGCCGGTCCCGGACACCCAGCCGGTTTCCTTGCGCGGCCGCGGGTTGCTGCTGCTGCGGGCGAGCGCCGACCGCGCGGACATCACCTCGGGCGAGCGGGGGACCGTGGTGACGCTGACCTGGGACCTGGACCCCGTCAAGCCCTGA
- a CDS encoding serine/threonine-protein kinase → MSAPAELVAALPQYDIGESIGEGGMGVVFAGVHRTLGRSVAIKQLPWDVLNHAASSELFDREARVLASLDHPHIVPVYDYVRTGREHLLVMERLDGGTVHSRFHGGGVSGEQACAIGLAMLAGLHAAHRAGVLHLDVKPRNLLFSTQGVVKVADFGIARVISEGATLVTHGGEILGTPAYIAPEQAMGNALSPAADVYAAGTVLYELLSGRLPFDNTRGAISMMRQHMFTDPQPIMGVPMPIAGVVMRSLARELDARYREAESFAADLAAAATVVYGPGWLERAGVPVLHLTPRVIAGLNSATAPALPAEARTRPVVRPGATLVGAPTSPPPSLPPGPDSPVTSSAAVLWLRLAAGAAAIVLVVLALLNPARLPHPASSALNLGGASVSAPVEVDLSKPLVLTGPGNPGRVALDLSAAGIPLGSAATEAKPDGNGFTAALTLPGIARWIVGGAVTADVRTGSATRTFTLLTSQHPLASAMGAGSLILALFALAYLESGLRTIRSGHRWRGAAVGGPVLGLLFGAAVWLCVSVLRVHEPSPGFGAGCAVAGAVAAGLVVAAARRRASTVVSRPSGR, encoded by the coding sequence ATGAGCGCACCGGCCGAGCTGGTCGCCGCCCTGCCGCAGTACGACATCGGCGAGTCGATCGGCGAGGGCGGCATGGGCGTCGTGTTCGCCGGCGTGCACCGGACGCTGGGCCGCAGCGTCGCGATCAAGCAGCTGCCGTGGGACGTGCTCAACCACGCGGCGAGCAGCGAGCTCTTCGACCGCGAGGCGCGGGTGCTCGCCAGCCTGGACCACCCGCACATCGTCCCGGTGTACGACTACGTGCGGACCGGCCGCGAGCACCTGCTGGTGATGGAGCGTCTCGACGGCGGGACGGTGCACAGCCGCTTCCACGGCGGCGGCGTCAGCGGCGAGCAGGCGTGCGCGATCGGGCTGGCGATGCTGGCCGGGCTGCACGCGGCGCACCGGGCGGGCGTGCTGCACCTCGACGTCAAGCCGCGGAACCTGCTGTTCAGCACGCAGGGCGTGGTGAAGGTGGCCGACTTCGGCATCGCCAGGGTGATCAGCGAGGGCGCCACGTTGGTGACGCACGGCGGCGAGATCCTGGGAACCCCGGCGTACATCGCCCCGGAGCAGGCCATGGGCAACGCCCTGAGCCCGGCGGCCGACGTGTACGCGGCGGGGACGGTGCTGTACGAGCTGTTGTCGGGCCGGCTGCCGTTCGACAACACCCGCGGCGCGATCAGCATGATGCGCCAGCACATGTTCACCGACCCCCAGCCGATCATGGGTGTCCCGATGCCGATCGCCGGAGTGGTGATGCGCAGCCTGGCCCGCGAACTGGACGCGCGGTACCGGGAGGCGGAGTCGTTCGCGGCGGACCTCGCCGCGGCGGCGACGGTGGTCTACGGGCCGGGGTGGCTGGAGCGCGCCGGGGTCCCGGTGCTGCACCTGACACCCCGGGTGATCGCCGGGCTCAATTCGGCGACGGCCCCCGCGTTGCCGGCGGAGGCCCGGACGCGGCCGGTGGTTCGGCCGGGAGCCACGCTGGTCGGCGCGCCGACCAGCCCGCCTCCCAGCCTGCCGCCGGGGCCGGATTCGCCAGTCACGTCGTCGGCTGCTGTCCTTTGGCTGCGGTTGGCCGCCGGGGCGGCCGCGATCGTTCTCGTCGTGCTCGCCCTGCTCAACCCCGCTCGGCTGCCGCACCCGGCGTCGTCCGCGCTGAACCTCGGGGGCGCCTCCGTCTCGGCGCCGGTCGAGGTGGATCTCAGCAAGCCGCTGGTGCTGACCGGGCCCGGCAACCCCGGCCGGGTGGCGCTCGACCTGTCCGCCGCCGGGATTCCGCTCGGGTCCGCGGCCACCGAGGCGAAACCCGACGGCAACGGCTTCACCGCCGCACTCACCCTGCCGGGGATCGCCCGGTGGATCGTCGGGGGCGCCGTCACCGCCGACGTGCGGACCGGTTCGGCCACCCGGACGTTCACCCTGCTCACCAGCCAGCACCCGCTGGCCAGCGCGATGGGCGCGGGCAGCCTCATCCTGGCGCTGTTCGCCCTCGCCTACCTCGAATCGGGGCTGCGCACGATCCGCAGCGGCCACCGCTGGCGGGGCGCGGCGGTCGGCGGGCCGGTGCTGGGCCTCCTGTTCGGCGCCGCCGTGTGGCTGTGCGTTTCGGTGCTGCGCGTGCACGAACCGTCGCCGGGGTTCGGGGCCGGGTGCGCGGTGGCGGGCGCGGTCGCGGCCGGGCTGGTCGTCGCGGCGGCGCGGCGCCGGGCGTCCACAGTGGTCAGTCGACCATCCGGACGGTGA
- a CDS encoding chitinase has product MRRSRLSATLAAFVLALSGVLAVPAAAANLLANPGFEAGSLSGWTCSNATAVSTPVHSGGYALAGTPVGADYAQCAQTVSVQPNTTYTVSAWVRGNPVYLGVTGGPSTWSGNPSAYNQLSLSFTTGNQTSAQLYLHGWYGAGTYYADDVVLDGPGGNTPGAPGAPGTPQATTVTTGSIGLSWGASAGTVAGYRVYEGSAVVATVTGTSATVGGLAACTTHSYAVAAYNSAGEPPKSGTVTASTSGCVDTGLPKHALVGYLHASFANGSGYVRMADVPAAWDIIDLAFGEPTSVTSGDIRFNRCSATECPNVESDADFVAAIKAKQAQGKKVLISIGGQNGQVQLTTTAARDKFVSSVSAIIDKYGLNGLDVDFEGHSLSLNAGDTDFRNPTTPVLVNLISALKTLKAKYGSGFVLTMAPETFFVQVGYQFYGGTSAGDARTGAYLPVIHALRDSLTVLHVQDYNSGPVMGLDNQYHNMGGPEFHIAMTDMLKAGFSVANTGQFFPGLRPDQIAIGLPAAVSAGNGYTSPADVQTAVNCLVKGSGCGSYTLRGGTSPGFRGLMTWSINWDKYYGWEFQNSHEPFLNALP; this is encoded by the coding sequence ATGAGGCGTTCCCGACTGTCCGCAACCCTCGCCGCCTTCGTGCTTGCTCTCTCGGGGGTGCTCGCCGTCCCCGCTGCAGCCGCCAACCTCCTCGCCAACCCCGGCTTCGAAGCCGGGTCGCTTTCCGGCTGGACCTGCTCCAACGCGACCGCCGTGAGCACGCCCGTGCACTCCGGTGGCTACGCCCTTGCCGGCACCCCGGTCGGCGCCGATTACGCCCAGTGTGCGCAGACCGTCTCCGTTCAGCCCAACACCACCTACACCGTCTCCGCCTGGGTGCGGGGGAACCCCGTCTACCTCGGCGTCACCGGTGGCCCCTCGACCTGGTCCGGTAACCCGAGCGCCTACAACCAGCTGTCCCTCTCCTTCACCACCGGGAACCAGACCTCCGCCCAGCTCTACCTCCACGGCTGGTACGGCGCCGGTACCTACTACGCCGATGACGTCGTCCTCGACGGGCCCGGTGGCAACACCCCCGGTGCGCCCGGTGCCCCCGGTACTCCGCAAGCGACCACCGTTACCACCGGCTCCATCGGCCTGAGCTGGGGTGCGAGCGCCGGCACCGTCGCCGGGTACCGCGTCTACGAAGGCTCGGCCGTCGTTGCCACCGTCACCGGAACGAGTGCCACCGTCGGCGGACTCGCCGCGTGCACCACCCACAGCTACGCCGTCGCCGCCTACAACAGTGCCGGTGAGCCGCCCAAGAGCGGGACCGTCACCGCCAGTACCAGTGGCTGCGTCGACACCGGGCTTCCGAAGCACGCCCTCGTCGGGTACCTGCACGCCAGCTTCGCCAACGGGTCCGGGTACGTCCGGATGGCCGATGTCCCCGCCGCCTGGGACATCATCGATCTCGCCTTCGGGGAACCGACCTCCGTCACCTCCGGGGACATCCGCTTCAATCGGTGCTCCGCCACCGAATGCCCGAACGTCGAGAGCGACGCCGACTTCGTCGCCGCGATCAAGGCCAAACAAGCGCAGGGCAAGAAGGTGCTGATCTCCATCGGCGGGCAGAACGGCCAGGTCCAGCTGACCACGACCGCCGCCCGGGACAAGTTCGTCAGCTCCGTCTCCGCCATCATCGACAAGTACGGCCTCAACGGTCTCGACGTCGACTTCGAGGGCCACTCGCTGTCGCTCAACGCCGGCGACACCGACTTCCGCAACCCGACCACACCCGTCCTCGTCAACCTGATCTCCGCGCTGAAGACGCTCAAGGCCAAGTACGGCTCGGGGTTCGTGCTCACCATGGCGCCGGAGACGTTCTTCGTGCAGGTCGGGTACCAGTTCTACGGCGGCACGAGCGCCGGTGACGCGCGGACCGGCGCCTACCTGCCCGTCATCCACGCCCTGCGGGACTCGCTCACCGTGCTGCACGTCCAGGACTACAACTCCGGCCCGGTCATGGGCCTCGACAACCAGTACCACAACATGGGCGGCCCCGAGTTCCACATCGCGATGACCGACATGCTCAAAGCCGGCTTCAGCGTGGCCAACACCGGGCAGTTCTTTCCCGGCCTGCGCCCGGACCAGATCGCGATCGGGCTGCCCGCCGCCGTCAGCGCGGGCAACGGCTACACCTCGCCCGCCGACGTCCAGACGGCGGTGAACTGCCTGGTCAAGGGCAGTGGCTGCGGTTCGTACACGCTGCGCGGGGGAACCTCGCCCGGCTTCCGCGGGCTGATGACCTGGTCGATCAACTGGGACAAGTACTACGGCTGGGAGTTCCAGAACAGCCACGAGCCGTTCCTCAACGCCCTGCCGTGA
- a CDS encoding phospholipase C, with amino-acid sequence MDRKTRRRRRGLLGAGALASVATLAVVTGSAATTAEAQPLNLFPAHWIPTSTPIKHVVVIFGENISFDHYFGTYPDAANTDGTPFTAAHGTPKVNGLDHKLLTGNPNAYNPKRLTPQQAMTCDQNHNYGAEQAAFNGGKMDKFVEKTETDKCTGQPILFGEPGLVMDYYDGNTVTGMWNYAQHYAMNDNSYNTVFGPSTPGALNLISGQTHGAQAVDPVTHQPVSDAYAVQSPDANGVGTVINDPDPAWDDCSGKNHTSKDNLATMHGRNIGDLLNQRRVTWGWFQGGFRPTDTANGYAVCGQKHTNIGGNAVVDYSPHHEPFQYYPSTANPKHLPPSSVQAIGQTDRANHQYDISDFNDALQAGSMPAVSFLKAPEYQDGHAGYSDPLDEQQFVVSEINKIQQSPDWRSTAIVLAYDDSDGWYDHQKSPIVNGSHDAAQDQAVCTAKPTTVGTYADRCGYGPRLPLLVVSPFSKVNHVDHTVTDQTSVLKFIEDNWFTGRIGDSSFDTRANSLNGMFDFWWPQARKVTLDPKTGAVVKN; translated from the coding sequence GTGGACAGAAAGACCCGCCGGCGACGGCGCGGCCTGCTCGGTGCCGGGGCCCTCGCCTCGGTGGCCACGCTGGCCGTCGTCACCGGCTCCGCGGCGACCACCGCGGAAGCCCAGCCGCTGAACCTGTTCCCCGCCCATTGGATCCCGACGTCGACGCCGATCAAGCACGTCGTCGTCATCTTCGGCGAGAACATCTCGTTCGACCACTACTTCGGCACCTACCCGGACGCGGCGAACACCGACGGCACCCCGTTCACCGCCGCGCACGGCACCCCGAAGGTCAACGGCCTGGACCACAAGCTGCTGACCGGCAACCCCAACGCCTACAACCCCAAGCGCCTCACGCCGCAGCAGGCGATGACCTGCGACCAGAACCACAACTACGGCGCGGAGCAGGCCGCCTTCAACGGCGGCAAGATGGACAAGTTCGTCGAGAAGACCGAGACGGACAAGTGCACCGGCCAGCCGATCCTGTTCGGCGAGCCGGGCCTGGTGATGGACTACTACGACGGCAACACCGTCACCGGCATGTGGAACTACGCCCAGCACTACGCGATGAACGACAATTCGTACAACACGGTGTTCGGCCCGTCCACGCCGGGTGCGCTGAACCTGATCTCGGGTCAGACGCACGGTGCCCAGGCCGTGGACCCGGTGACGCACCAGCCGGTCAGCGACGCCTACGCGGTCCAGTCGCCGGATGCCAACGGCGTCGGCACGGTCATCAACGACCCGGACCCGGCGTGGGACGACTGCTCGGGCAAGAACCACACGAGCAAGGACAACCTGGCCACGATGCACGGCCGCAACATCGGTGACCTGCTCAACCAGCGGCGGGTCACCTGGGGCTGGTTCCAGGGCGGCTTCCGCCCGACGGACACGGCCAACGGGTACGCGGTCTGCGGCCAGAAGCACACGAACATCGGCGGCAACGCGGTCGTCGACTACAGCCCGCACCACGAGCCGTTCCAGTACTACCCGTCGACGGCGAACCCGAAGCACCTCCCGCCGTCGTCGGTGCAGGCGATCGGCCAGACCGACCGCGCGAACCACCAGTACGACATCTCCGACTTCAACGACGCGCTGCAGGCCGGCTCGATGCCCGCGGTGAGCTTCCTGAAGGCACCGGAGTACCAGGACGGCCACGCGGGCTACTCGGACCCGCTGGACGAGCAGCAGTTCGTGGTCAGCGAGATCAACAAGATCCAGCAGTCCCCGGACTGGCGCTCGACGGCGATCGTCCTGGCGTACGACGACTCGGACGGCTGGTACGACCACCAGAAGTCCCCGATCGTCAACGGCTCGCACGACGCCGCGCAGGACCAGGCGGTGTGCACGGCCAAGCCGACGACGGTGGGCACGTACGCCGACCGCTGCGGCTACGGCCCGCGGCTGCCGCTGCTGGTGGTTTCGCCGTTCAGCAAGGTGAACCACGTCGACCACACGGTCACGGACCAGACCTCGGTGCTGAAGTTCATCGAGGACAACTGGTTCACCGGCCGGATCGGCGACTCGTCGTTCGACACGCGCGCCAATTCGCTCAACGGGATGTTCGACTTCTGGTGGCCGCAGGCCCGGAAGGTGACCCTCGACCCGAAGACCGGAGCCGTCGTCAAGAACTAG
- a CDS encoding ArsR/SmtB family transcription factor, translated as MDEVFKALADPSRRQLLDVLNERNGQTLRELCAGLDMARQSVSKHLAVLEAAGLITTTWRGREKLHHLDAGPINAIAERWMTRYDRRRAGALADLKRALESAPMNDFAYTTYIDTTPEKLWQALTDPAFTSRYWGVSFETDWKKGSPMTWAERGAKTSDPEQVVLESEPHRLLSYTWHTFTAEWATANGIDEETLGKLQRESRSKVTFTIEPHGKMVKLTVLHDGFDAGSTTLEMCSQGWPALLSSLKTLLETGSPLP; from the coding sequence ATGGACGAGGTCTTCAAGGCACTGGCCGATCCCAGCCGCCGTCAACTGCTGGACGTGCTCAACGAGCGCAACGGCCAGACCCTGCGCGAACTGTGCGCGGGCCTGGACATGGCCCGCCAGTCGGTGAGCAAGCACCTGGCCGTGCTCGAGGCGGCCGGGCTGATCACGACCACCTGGCGCGGCCGCGAAAAGCTGCACCACCTCGACGCAGGCCCGATCAACGCGATCGCCGAGCGCTGGATGACCCGCTACGACCGGCGGCGGGCCGGCGCGCTGGCCGATCTCAAACGAGCTTTGGAGTCCGCACCGATGAACGATTTCGCCTACACCACCTACATCGACACCACGCCGGAGAAACTCTGGCAAGCGCTTACCGATCCAGCCTTCACGAGCCGGTATTGGGGCGTTTCCTTCGAAACCGACTGGAAAAAGGGCTCGCCGATGACGTGGGCCGAGCGGGGTGCGAAAACGAGCGATCCCGAACAGGTCGTGCTCGAATCGGAACCCCACCGACTACTGTCCTACACCTGGCACACCTTCACCGCGGAGTGGGCAACGGCCAACGGAATCGACGAAGAAACGTTGGGGAAACTGCAGCGGGAAAGCCGGAGCAAAGTCACCTTCACCATCGAACCGCACGGGAAAATGGTGAAGCTGACCGTGCTCCACGACGGTTTCGACGCCGGCAGCACGACGCTGGAGATGTGCAGCCAGGGCTGGCCCGCGCTGCTGTCCAGCCTGAAGACGCTGCTGGAGACCGGCTCACCCCTGCCCTGA
- a CDS encoding Dyp-type peroxidase produces the protein MTNSPHGPATDTADTSGTGLPRRSFLRRAAMGAGLTVAAGAGLGASSATVTDGTSPVPFHGPHQAAILRKPPTQTIVASFDAVAESKAELTELFRAVTDRARFLTAGGAPASLGITAPPADSGVLGPVVPDSDLGVILGVGASLFDDRYGLAKLKPAKLKPMTTFPDDALDPAQCHGDLSLILSANDTDTVLHALRDIARATRGGMQLRWKLNGFCSPPRPEGTPRNLMGFKDGTANPTGSEVDSLVWTQGEPAWAAGGSYQVIRLIRMLVEFWDRVSLAEQENMFGRRRDTGAPLDGTAETDVPRYADDPVGTVIPLTSHIRKANPRTPETGTSRLLRRAVNYDRGIDSNGNLDMGLLFVCYQQDLERQFEAVQTRLAGEPLTDYISPFGGGYFFALPGVTGPDDHFGRSLLA, from the coding sequence GTGACGAACTCGCCGCACGGACCGGCCACCGACACCGCCGACACCTCGGGCACGGGCCTCCCCCGCCGTTCCTTCCTGCGCCGGGCCGCGATGGGCGCCGGGCTCACCGTGGCCGCCGGGGCCGGGCTCGGTGCCTCCTCCGCGACCGTCACCGACGGCACCTCGCCCGTTCCCTTCCACGGCCCCCACCAGGCCGCCATCCTCCGCAAGCCGCCGACGCAGACCATCGTCGCCTCGTTCGACGCCGTCGCCGAGTCCAAGGCCGAACTCACCGAGCTCTTCCGCGCCGTCACCGACCGGGCCCGGTTCCTCACCGCCGGCGGGGCGCCCGCCTCGCTCGGGATCACCGCGCCGCCCGCCGATTCCGGTGTCCTCGGGCCCGTCGTGCCCGACAGCGACCTCGGCGTCATCCTCGGCGTCGGCGCGAGCCTCTTCGACGACCGGTACGGGCTCGCGAAACTCAAGCCCGCCAAGCTGAAGCCGATGACGACATTCCCCGACGACGCCCTCGACCCCGCCCAGTGCCACGGCGACCTGAGCCTGATCCTCTCCGCGAACGACACCGACACCGTCCTGCACGCCCTGCGGGACATCGCGCGCGCCACGCGCGGGGGCATGCAGCTGCGCTGGAAGCTCAACGGCTTCTGCTCACCACCCCGCCCGGAAGGCACGCCACGCAACCTGATGGGCTTCAAGGACGGCACCGCCAACCCCACCGGCTCCGAAGTGGACAGTCTGGTGTGGACGCAGGGCGAGCCGGCGTGGGCCGCGGGCGGCAGCTACCAGGTGATCCGGCTGATCCGGATGCTGGTGGAGTTCTGGGACCGCGTTTCGCTGGCCGAGCAGGAGAACATGTTCGGCCGCCGCCGCGACACCGGCGCCCCGCTCGACGGCACCGCGGAAACCGACGTCCCCCGGTACGCCGACGACCCGGTCGGCACCGTCATCCCGCTGACCAGCCACATCCGGAAGGCGAACCCGCGCACGCCGGAGACCGGCACGAGCCGGCTCCTGCGCCGCGCGGTGAACTACGACCGCGGCATCGACAGCAACGGCAACCTGGACATGGGCCTCCTCTTCGTCTGCTACCAGCAGGACCTGGAGCGCCAGTTCGAGGCCGTCCAGACGCGCCTGGCCGGCGAACCCCTGACCGACTACATCTCCCCGTTCGGCGGCGGCTACTTCTTCGCGCTGCCGGGCGTCACCGGCCCGGACGACCACTTCGGGCGCTCCCTGCTCGCGTAA
- a CDS encoding EfeM/EfeO family lipoprotein, translating into MRTRWIVVAVVVAAAAAAVVAFWPGDAAAVDPEIAVSRSACGTGWADPKPGPQTFRLHNTGSVTAEVDLIDPATGVIYGEVEGLGAATTRPLQVNLGNGSYAFRCLPEDAAAIVGPSVRITGGAERTGPGVAPVTHDDLLGPLKAYQQHVTTGLGELVANTDALKNTLRGGDRAASQAAWLTAHLTYERLGAAYDAFGDSDGALNGTADGLPGGPTDPGFTGFHRLEQGLWHGEDLGALVAVADRLDTDARALQTSFADSQVDGNDLGLRAHEIMENTLQFELTGRTDYGSGTNLATARANLDGTRAVLDVLRPLLTPRYPALSKVDGRLDRTQKALDAAHRPDGTWIRPAELSREQRQKIDADVSELTELLAPIAAIAEPRRVS; encoded by the coding sequence GTGCGTACCCGCTGGATCGTGGTGGCCGTGGTCGTGGCCGCCGCAGCGGCCGCCGTCGTGGCGTTCTGGCCGGGCGACGCGGCCGCCGTCGACCCCGAGATCGCGGTCTCGCGCTCGGCGTGCGGCACCGGCTGGGCGGATCCGAAGCCCGGGCCGCAGACGTTCCGCCTGCACAACACCGGGTCGGTGACGGCCGAGGTCGACCTGATCGACCCGGCGACCGGCGTGATCTACGGCGAGGTCGAGGGCCTCGGCGCGGCGACGACCCGGCCGCTGCAGGTGAACCTGGGCAACGGCAGCTACGCGTTCCGCTGCCTGCCCGAGGACGCGGCCGCGATCGTCGGGCCGTCCGTGCGGATCACCGGCGGCGCCGAGCGGACCGGGCCGGGCGTCGCGCCGGTGACCCACGACGACCTGCTCGGGCCGCTCAAGGCCTACCAGCAGCACGTCACGACGGGTCTGGGCGAGCTGGTCGCGAACACGGACGCGCTGAAGAACACCCTCCGCGGCGGCGACCGCGCGGCGAGCCAGGCGGCGTGGCTGACCGCCCACCTGACGTACGAGCGGCTGGGCGCGGCCTACGACGCGTTCGGCGACTCCGACGGCGCGCTCAACGGCACCGCCGACGGCCTGCCGGGCGGCCCCACCGACCCCGGTTTCACCGGCTTCCACCGCCTGGAGCAGGGCCTTTGGCACGGCGAGGACCTGGGCGCGCTCGTCGCCGTCGCCGACCGGCTCGACACCGACGCCCGCGCGCTGCAGACGTCCTTCGCCGACAGCCAGGTCGACGGGAACGACCTCGGGCTGCGCGCGCACGAGATCATGGAGAACACGCTGCAGTTCGAACTGACCGGCCGCACCGACTACGGCAGCGGCACGAACCTGGCCACGGCCCGCGCGAACCTCGACGGCACCCGCGCGGTCCTGGACGTCCTGCGGCCGCTGCTGACACCGCGCTACCCGGCGCTGTCCAAGGTGGACGGCCGGCTCGACCGCACGCAGAAGGCGCTGGACGCGGCCCACCGCCCGGACGGCACGTGGATCCGGCCGGCGGAACTGAGCCGGGAGCAGCGGCAGAAGATCGACGCGGACGTGAGCGAGCTGACGGAACTGCTGGCCCCGATCGCGGCGATCGCCGAGCCGAGGAGGGTCTCGTGA